Proteins from one Ranitomeya variabilis isolate aRanVar5 chromosome 1, aRanVar5.hap1, whole genome shotgun sequence genomic window:
- the LOC143801289 gene encoding uncharacterized protein LOC143801289, protein MPAIWDPADEAYKDKYARDNCWTRIVRDLYPHYDSYTYSLQQQINKEVRQRWRSVRDRFQKFHTSQSKSGSSPVKGSFSLYDELSFLITSRTLRSTEGNIPAPDPVEDSTAESADDTSALGSQDSIPVVAGTSGICSSATSSADQSDVPRTQETSVVPVPITVPPPKKKLGKKKEDKTTKRVNETIDLLNKSAKEDYLDLFGSTIANKARLLAPERLSKFMSSVHALLDAFEEPAPIAPLADIVTGITRSVRPPPPPPPPPPPPPMQHDQRYHRPTSQYYSDTNSDHFLFGQEYTMLQ, encoded by the exons ATGCCCGCCATATGGGACCCGGCCGATGAGGCCTATAAAGACAAGTATGCACGTGACAATTGCTGGACGAGGATTGTACGTGACCTCTATCCGCATTATGACAGCTACACCTATagcctgcagcagcaaatta ATAAAGAAGTCAGACAGCGTTGGCGCTCAGTGCGAGACCGCTTCCAAAAATTTCACACCAGCCAGTCCAAAAGCGGGTCTTCCCCGGTGAAAGGGAGCTTCAGCTTGTATGATGAGCTAAGTTTCTTGATCACAAGCAGGACTTTGAGAAG cactgaAGGGAACATTCCAGCTCCTGACCCCGTAGAGGACTCAACAGCTGAGTCAGCCGATGACACATCTGCTTTGGGCTCACAAGACTCTATCCCTGTTGTCGCTGGCACTTCGGGAATATGCTCCAGTGCAACATCTTCGGCTGACCAAAGTGATGTTCCAAGAACCCAAGAAACCTCTGTCGTTCCGGTGCCAATAACagtcccaccccccaaaaaaaaattaggcaaaaaaaaagaagataaaacCACAAAAAGAGTCAATGAGACCATTGATCTTCTAAACAAATCTGCCAAAGAAGATTATCTTGATCTTTTTGGGTCTACTATTGCAAACAAGGCACGGTTATTGGCACCGGAAAGACTGAGCAAATTCATGAGCTCTGTCCATGCTCTTTTGGACGCATTCGAAGAACCTGCACCAATTGCCCCACTAGCGGACATTGTAACAGGTATCACACGGAGTGTgagacctccaccaccaccaccaccgccaccGCCGCCACCGCCAATGCAGCATGACCAACGGTATCACCGGCCTACCAGCCAGTACTACTCAGATACCAACTCTGACCACTTTTTATTTGGCCAAGAGTATACCATGTTACAATAG